The region GGGGGCTTCTACATGGCCCAAGAGTATGATTTGGTTGTCCTAGGAGGCGGTACGGGGGGCTACGTTGCCGCCATACGCGCGTCGCAACTAGGACTAAAGACGGCTATTGTTGAAGCGGAGAAACTTGGAGGAACATGCCTACATAAAGGGTGTATTCCATCAAAATCTCTACTACGGAGTGCAGAGGTCTATGCCACGCTAAAAGACGGTGAAGAATACGGCATTGTGGCACAAGATATAGGCTATGATTTTAGCAAGGTGCAAGAGCGTAAGCAAAACATTGTGAATCAACTTCATCAAGGCGTCCAGTACTTGATGAAACAAGGCAAAATTGACGTTTATGAAGGGTTTGGTCGTATATTAGGTCCGTCTATCTTCTCTCCAACAGCCGGGTCAATCTCTGTTGAAAAGAACAACGGAGAAGAAAACGATATCCTAGTACCTAAAAACGTGATCATCGCAACCGGTTCTAAGCCTCGGACCCTACCAGGGCTTGAAATTGATGGCGAATATACATTAACGAGTGACGAAGCGCTAGAGTTAACCTCACTGCCATCCTCTGTTGTGATTGTCGGCGGTGGCGTCATCGGGATTGAATGGGCGTCTTTATTTAGCGACTTCGGTGTAAAGGTGACCGTTGTCGAGTATGCCGATCGTATTCTGCCACTTGAAGATGAAGCGATTAGTAAAGAAATGACACGTCTATTGAAAAAGAAAAAGGTGAAAGTCGTCACGAAGGCAAAAGTACTCCCTGACACACTTACAAAAGAAGAAGGAAAGGTGACGATTAAGGCGGAGACAAAGAACAAAGAAGAAACGTTTGAGGCTGACAAGCTGCTCGTATCAGTCGGACGTCGCCCAAATGTAGATAATATTGGATTACAAAACACAGATATTAAAGTGGACCATGGCGCTATTGCTGTAAATGAGTATATGCAGACGGCTGAGTCTCATATCTACGCTATTGGGGATGTGGTTGGCGGCTTGCAGTTGGCTCATGTTGCTTCTCATGAGGGGATTTTAGCAGTGGAACATCTCGCTAACCAGAATCCAGACCCTATCAACTATGAGCACATCGCCAAATGTACCTATAGTCGTCCAGAAGTGGCGAGTATTGGTCTAACAGAAGCGCAAGTAAAAGATAGAGGATATGAGTATGAAGCGGCTACGTTTTCGTTCAAAGCGATTGGTAAAGCCCTTGTCTTCGGTGAAAAAGACGGTTTCGTCAAGGTCATTAAGGATAAGACAACTGAAGATTTGTTAGGGGTTCATATGATTGGGCCGCACGTCACAGACTTAATCTCTGAAGCGAGCTTGGCCATGGTCTTAGACGCTACACCTTGGGAGATTGCACACGCCGTACATCCGCATCCTACGCTAAGTGAGGTGATTGGCGAGGCAGCCCTTGCTGTGGATGGAAAGGCGATTCATTCATAAATACAATGAAAAAAAACATGCATGATATATGAGGAGGGATTACATCAATGTCTGAAAATAGACATGAAGCTTTGGGGCTAAGTCATGAAGATGTGACTGAGATGTATCGCACGATGTTACTTGCACGTAAGATTGACGAAAGAATGTGGTTGCTAAACCGTGCCGGAAAAGTGCCGTTTGTCATCTCATGTCAGGGACAAGAAGGGGCACAAGTCGGTGCTGCATTCGCTATGAATCGAGAAAAAGACTATGCCGCCCCTTACTATCGTGACATGGGGGTTGTCCTCGCTTTCGGGATGACGGCCAAGGAACTAATGCTATCAGGTTTTGCCAAGAAAGAGGACCCCAACAGTGGTGGGCGACAAATGCCAGGTCACTTTGGTTCTAAGAAATACCGTATACTGACAGGTTCATCTCCTGTGACAACTCAAGTACCACATGCTGTAGGCGTAGCACTAGCAGGTCGCATGGAAAACAAGGGTATTGTCACGTTTGCCTCCTTTGGGGAAGGTTCAAGTAACCAAGGGGATTTTCATGAGGCTGCGAATTTTGCTGGTGTACATAAGCTACCGGTTATATTCTTCTGTGAAAACAACAAATATGCCATCTCTGTCCCTGTCAGTAAACAACTGGCCTGTGAGAGTGTCGCTGACAGAGGTCAAGGCTACGGTATGCCTGGTATTCAAGTAGATGGGAATGACCCATTAGAAGTCTACCAAGCGGTCAAAGAGGCAGCAGACCGTGGGCGAAATGGTGAAGGACCTACCTTGATTGAGGCGATAACGTATCGTCTAACTCCTCATTCTAGTGACGATGATGATAGAACATATCGAGATCAGGAAGAAGTACAAGAAGCGAAGAAACTCGATGCGATTAATAAATTCAGAACGTACCTGCTAGAGGCGGGCGTTCTTACCGAGGAGCAAATCAAGGCCATTGATGAAGAGATTGCTGAGGAAGTGGATGAGGCGACGGAATACGCTGAAAATGCACCATACCCAGATCCAGAGAGCACACTAAAGCATGTCTATGCGGAGTAAGAGTGGGAAGTCAGACATGATGAAGGCTCATGTAATGATTGAAGGCCTTGTGACGTCAATTTTAGAAGACGGAGGAGAAAAGCAATGGCAGTAATTTCATACATTAATGCTGTAACACAAGCGTTACAGGAAGAAATGGCAAGGGATGAAAAAGTCTTTGTTTTAGGGGAAGATGTCGGTAAGAGAGGGGGCGTTTTCAGAGCCACTGAAGGTCTATACGATCAATTTGGCGAGGCGCGCGTGATAGATACGCCACTTGCGGAATCAGCGATTGCTGGTGTGGCCATAGGGGCCGCTATGTACGGTATGAGACCCGTAGCTGAGATGCAATTCGCCGATTTTATTATGCCGGCCGTCAATCAAATTGTAAGTGAAGCGGCTAAAATACGGTACAGATCTAATAATGACTGGACGTGCCCTATTGTGGTGCGTGCGCCTTACGGTGGAGGGGTACACGGTGCGTTGTACCATTCTCAAAGTGTGGAGGCTATGTTTAATAGCACACCGGGTCTTAAAATCGTGGCGCCTTCAACCCCCTACGATGTAAAAGGGCTATTAAAAGCGGCGATTCGCTCTGAAGATCCGATTCTATTCTTCGAGCACAAACGTTGCTATCGTCTGATTAAGGGGGAAGTACCGGAAGAAGATTACACGTTACCGATTGGAAAAGCGGAAGTGAAGCGGGAAGGGACGGATGTCACCGTCATCTCATACGGGCTAACACTGCACTTTGCACTACAAGCTGCAGAACAGCTTGAAAAGGAAGGGATTAGTACACATATTCTTGATCTGCGCACGCTCTATCCTTTAGACAAAGAATCCATCATTGAAGCGGTTTCCAAGACAGGAAAAGTCCTCTTAATCAATGAAGATAACAAGGAAGGTGGCGTATTGGGTGAAGTGTCTGCCATTATAGCAGAGCATGCGCTTTTTGAGTTGGATGCACCCATTCAAAGGTTAGCAGGACCTGATGTGCCGGCGATGCCTTACTCCCCGCCTATGGAAAAATACTTTATGCCTAATCCTGATAAAGTAACGCAAGCGATCAGAACGTTAGCTGAATTCTAATAAAACCACAACCTAAAAAAAAGAAGTATACGTGAGGAGGGTGACTATGGCAACGAAAGTGACAATGCCCCAACTTGGTGAAAGTGTCACTGAAGGTACCATCAGTAAGTGGCTCGTTCAAGTGGGAGATACAGTGAAGAAATACGATCCGTTATGCGAGGTCATGACGGACAAAGTAAATGCAGAAGTACCTTCATCCTATGCAGGTACCATAACGGAAATTGTAGCGGATGAAGATGAAACCATTGAAGTAGGCGGTCTCATCTGCTATATGCAAGTAGAAGGAGAAGAGCCTACAGACACGTCAACAGACGAAGCGTCAGCGGATAATACCCAAGCCTCAAGCGCAGAACAGCAGGAAAAGCCGTTGACTAACCAGCAAGAAGCGCACAAAGAAGCGGATGCTCATCGCTCACAAGCGGATAAATCTGTAGGAAAGAAACAGCGCTACTCACCTGCTGTTGTTCACCTGGCGCA is a window of Caldalkalibacillus salinus DNA encoding:
- the lpdA gene encoding dihydrolipoyl dehydrogenase — protein: MAQEYDLVVLGGGTGGYVAAIRASQLGLKTAIVEAEKLGGTCLHKGCIPSKSLLRSAEVYATLKDGEEYGIVAQDIGYDFSKVQERKQNIVNQLHQGVQYLMKQGKIDVYEGFGRILGPSIFSPTAGSISVEKNNGEENDILVPKNVIIATGSKPRTLPGLEIDGEYTLTSDEALELTSLPSSVVIVGGGVIGIEWASLFSDFGVKVTVVEYADRILPLEDEAISKEMTRLLKKKKVKVVTKAKVLPDTLTKEEGKVTIKAETKNKEETFEADKLLVSVGRRPNVDNIGLQNTDIKVDHGAIAVNEYMQTAESHIYAIGDVVGGLQLAHVASHEGILAVEHLANQNPDPINYEHIAKCTYSRPEVASIGLTEAQVKDRGYEYEAATFSFKAIGKALVFGEKDGFVKVIKDKTTEDLLGVHMIGPHVTDLISEASLAMVLDATPWEIAHAVHPHPTLSEVIGEAALAVDGKAIHS
- a CDS encoding thiamine pyrophosphate-dependent dehydrogenase E1 component subunit alpha, translated to MSENRHEALGLSHEDVTEMYRTMLLARKIDERMWLLNRAGKVPFVISCQGQEGAQVGAAFAMNREKDYAAPYYRDMGVVLAFGMTAKELMLSGFAKKEDPNSGGRQMPGHFGSKKYRILTGSSPVTTQVPHAVGVALAGRMENKGIVTFASFGEGSSNQGDFHEAANFAGVHKLPVIFFCENNKYAISVPVSKQLACESVADRGQGYGMPGIQVDGNDPLEVYQAVKEAADRGRNGEGPTLIEAITYRLTPHSSDDDDRTYRDQEEVQEAKKLDAINKFRTYLLEAGVLTEEQIKAIDEEIAEEVDEATEYAENAPYPDPESTLKHVYAE
- a CDS encoding alpha-ketoacid dehydrogenase subunit beta, encoding MAVISYINAVTQALQEEMARDEKVFVLGEDVGKRGGVFRATEGLYDQFGEARVIDTPLAESAIAGVAIGAAMYGMRPVAEMQFADFIMPAVNQIVSEAAKIRYRSNNDWTCPIVVRAPYGGGVHGALYHSQSVEAMFNSTPGLKIVAPSTPYDVKGLLKAAIRSEDPILFFEHKRCYRLIKGEVPEEDYTLPIGKAEVKREGTDVTVISYGLTLHFALQAAEQLEKEGISTHILDLRTLYPLDKESIIEAVSKTGKVLLINEDNKEGGVLGEVSAIIAEHALFELDAPIQRLAGPDVPAMPYSPPMEKYFMPNPDKVTQAIRTLAEF